From the Montipora capricornis isolate CH-2021 chromosome 2, ASM3666992v2, whole genome shotgun sequence genome, one window contains:
- the LOC138019801 gene encoding adenosine 5'-monophosphoramidase HINT1-like produces MAEGDSIFSKIIRREIPSEFLHEDDQCIAIKDINPQAPVHFLVIPRKPIPQLSKADDSDQQLLGHLLIVARKVAAEQNLTKGYRVVINDGPGGGPEVFRLHIHVLGGRQMSWPPG; encoded by the exons ATGGCGGAAGGGGACAgtattttctccaaaataattCGTCGGGAGATTCCATCAGAATTTCTCCACGAGGATGATCAA TGCATTGCCATTAAAGACATCAATCCCCAGGCACCCGTCCATTTTCTGGTCATTCCAAGGAAGCCAATCCCACAGCTTTCCAAGGCAGATGATTCGGATCAACAA CTCTTGGGTCACCTCCTTATAGTTGCTAGGAAAGTTGCAGCTGAACAAAACCTAACCAAGGGGTATCGCGTAGTAATCAATGATGGCCCAGGGGGAGGCCCAGAGGTCTTCCGCCTTCATATTCATGTTC